Proteins encoded by one window of Aspergillus puulaauensis MK2 DNA, chromosome 4, nearly complete sequence:
- a CDS encoding short chain dehydrogenase/reductase family (COG:Q;~EggNog:ENOG410PJCA;~InterPro:IPR002347,IPR036291,IPR020904;~PFAM:PF00106,PF13561,PF08659;~go_function: GO:0016491 - oxidoreductase activity [Evidence IEA];~go_process: GO:0055114 - oxidation-reduction process [Evidence IEA]): MDLQSLFDVKGKVVLVTGGAKGIGRMISEGYVSNGATVYISSRDAKACEEAVNELNALGKGKAHSIPADFYKEEDIKKLAEELAKRENKLHVLVNNSGSNWGAPYDEYPSAAWTRVLTLNLHRVFDLTKLVTPLLEKAAAPNDPARIINIGSIDGLRVPALETFAYSASKAGLHHMSRVLANHLGRRNITSNTLACGPFESKMMAATLKSFREQIESNVPLGRIGSPEDVAGACLFLSSRAGAYVNGATISVDGGSHIAAKL, encoded by the exons ATGGATCTCCAGAGCTTATTCGATGTTAAG GGCAAAGTGGTGCTGGTCACTGGTGGAGCCAAAGGCATTGGTCGCATGATCTCCGAAGGATACGTGAGCAACGGAGCTACCGTTTACATTTCGTCTCGCGACGCAAAGGCCTGCGAAGAAGCCGTAAATGAGCTCAATGCGCTGGGCAAGGGAAAGGCGCACTCTATCCCGGCGGATTTCTACAAAGAGGAAGACATTAAGAAGCTCGCTGAGGAGCTTGCCAAGCGCGAAAACA AGCTCCATGTCCTGGTGAACAACTCCGGATCGAACTGGGGCGCCCCGTACGATGAATACCCGTCTGCTGCGTGGACTCGGGTCCTTACGCTTAACCTCCACCGAGTCTTCGACCTCACAAAGCTGGTCACGCCCCTGTTGGAGAAGGCTGCGGCGCCTAACGACCCAGCTAGAATCATCAACATTGGCAGTATCGATGGCCTGAGAGTTCCTGCGTTGGAAACTTTCGCCTACAGCGCTAGCAAGGCCGGCCTACATCATATGAGCCGGGTGCTTGCGAACCATCTTGGAAGGAGAAACATCAC GTCCAACACGCTTGCCTGCGGGCCGTTCGAGAGTAAGATGATGGCCGCCACCCTGAAGAGCTTCCGGGAGCAGATCGAGTCGAATGTTCCTCTTGGCCGCATTGGTAGCCCCGAAGATGTTGCAGGGGCTTGCTTGTTCTTGAGCAGCCGCGCAGGGGCATATGTGAATGGCGCGACCATCTCGGTGGATGGAGGTAGCCATATCGCTGCCAAGCTGTAG
- a CDS encoding deubiquitinase OTU2 (BUSCO:EOG09264IPL;~COG:O,T;~EggNog:ENOG410PK8T;~InterPro:IPR003323,IPR038765;~MEROPS:MER0957411;~PFAM:PF02338): MEELQSRHRKEQKDLQARITQKKKSATKKTRRGINDECDRMQSELSERHQTEIAESNGETTEPPADDLEDLSINDDAGTNGESKDAEPETVQNGDVPESESSGSSTPAAGRGKKPNRQKARLARRAAEQAAQAARAEEEASKQTNHRGNEKEVMDGVFKKLKLKEVDINPDGHCLFSAVATQLDEMGLGLRPDPERIVLQSTTQTRVDTVASPKHDGYRAVRAVTADFITENKDDFEPFMEEPLEQYTRKIKLTAEWGGQLELQAIARAYGVDINVIQGDGRIEKIESGDTDTVTDEEEQRKRVIWLAYYRHTYGLGEHYNALTKA, from the coding sequence ATGGAGGAACTCCAATCCCGACACcgcaaagaacaaaaagaCCTGCAAGCACGTATCacgcagaaaaagaaatcagCAACTAAAAAGACCCGCCGGGGAATTAACGATGAGTGCGATCGGATGCAAAGCGAGCTCTCTGAGCGCCATCAAACCGAGATCGCCGAATCGAACGGTGAGACGACCGAACCACCTGCCGATGATCTAGAAGATCTCAGCATTAACGACGATGCGGGAACGAATGGGGAATCAAAGGATGCAGAGCCAGAAACCGTACAGAATGGTGATGTCCCAGAATCGGAATCGTCAGGATCATCAACCCCAGCGGCAGGCCGTGGGAAGAAACCGAACCGCCAGAAAGCGCGTCTCGCTCGACGCGCAGCAGAACAGGCTGCGCAGGCTGCacgagctgaagaagaagcctcgAAGCAAACGAATCACCGAGGGAACGAGAAGGAGGTCATGGATGGCGTGTTCAAGAAGTTAAAATTGAAGGAGGTGGATATAAACCCAGACGGACATTGTCTCTTCTCTGCGGTTGCAACTCAATTAGACGAAATGGGGCTGGGCCTCAGGCCGGATCCAGAGAGAATTGTCCTTCAGTCCACGACGCAGACTCGGGTGGATACGGTTGCATCGCCCAAGCATGATGGTTATAGGGCGGTTCGGGCAGTGACGGCGGATTTCATTACAGAAAATAAGGACGACTTTGAGCCGTTCATGGAGGAGCCTCTAGAGCAGTATACAAGGAAGATCAAGCTGACTGCTGAATGGGGAGGGCAGTTGGAGCTTCAGGCCATTGCGCGGGCGTATGGTGTGGACATTAACGTCATACAAGGCGATGGGAGGATTGAGAAGATCGAGTCTGGTGATACGGATACTGTCactgatgaggaagagcaaagGAAAAGAGTGATCTGGCTGGCGTATTACAGACATACATATGGACTTGGAGAGCATTATAATGCCTTAACGAAGGCTTAA
- a CDS encoding putative histone acetyltransferase (COG:B;~EggNog:ENOG410PIDK;~InterPro:IPR036388,IPR019787,IPR016181,IPR011011, IPR040706,IPR001965,IPR002717;~PFAM:PF01853,PF16866,PF17772;~go_function: GO:0004402 - histone acetyltransferase activity [Evidence IEA];~go_process: GO:0006355 - regulation of transcription, DNA-templated [Evidence IEA];~go_process: GO:0016573 - histone acetylation [Evidence IEA]), whose amino-acid sequence MPATVPPAADHSELKQPADNVLDSDQDAEGEETDLYQMDQQLQDAVHRAYSGEVAAEAGATDFDEDMDAEGEVDLDVIPNGEVEEAEPVGAVKIPGGATSLNNDDDADAEEDPEFHGQSESERDASSSSESDEEWEAESNGRAEVEVDNNTVRGNCIFCNQDEDNDPSEEFEEYLGCAVCGDHSHRQCARENNALSDAEDVNPWRCPICLSENLEPSSKDDDASLRRKSGPRNMSKELLPAHSGEQDSNFHSIFNTVKVDNELLNSSRSLRKRKTQSADAEEHTPFLRKRQRQTPVRAERAEQAHSQDQLKEDGDALSPVRTRSRRTRKDEQENCRVVLKQFGKLVVAFQLPETKLAKILNSRSRSSIRNRKVPKPPPSQEPQAHFAPITPASYFPSLYPFSDRDLEESSKSKPYGGILSETDAETSKTIPTQHDRERFEVARQKAEETWQRRLLEAETSGETVQHASQKVSGPPSRIKYINFGGFEIETWYAAPYPEEYSRNKVLYICEFCLKYMNSDYVAWRHKLKCPAKHPPGDEIYRESSISIFEVDGRKNPVYCQNLCLLAKLFLGSKTLYYDVEPFLFYVMTEFDDLGCHFVGYFSKEKRPSSANNVSCILTLPIHQRKGYGNLLIDFSYLLTRIEGKTGSPEKPLSDMGLVSYRNYWRLILSYHLRDQKSSLSIAELSERTGMTADDVVSGLEALRAIVRDPVTRTYALRLDYNYFEDCIRSWESKGYITLNPDALVWTPYIMGRNNQSQFDRAPIHTVAPREGLEDEEEEGKELIEEASKQLEASKRNSQPLTNGTGNAAIEGPMPEPAGPPSTALLSNANGVHHEGSTDVTEHNPSEQAEPEASSVPAWRFEIYPPVQAPVLKKRAGRPFGSKSYQKVTITPTTTRTSGRSTPRKAASMATITPTANESSVRRGRSAKLFDSPSIDSASVATNCLEADQLDLSTEAGANSGQEAVRLVDGVEDPENQALSENHLDEHVPPATNGLNGPKTAEEQQAPVTPSKGKDGGSNSKFTRSASRKSVVEKIEMLIPAEDEGVGVGDDAGDMQGSDADAEGDVVMDEA is encoded by the exons ATGCCGGCAACCGTGCCGCCGGCCGCCGACCATTCTGAATTGAAACAGCCGGCAGATAACGTTCTGGACAGTGACCAGGAtgccgagggcgaggagactGATCTGTATCAGATGGATCAACAGCTCCAGGATGCTGTTCACCGGGCATACTCCGGTGAAGTTGCTGCCGAGGCGGGAGCTACCGATTttgacgaggacatggatgcTGAGGGAGAAGTAGACCTCGATGTGATTCCGAAtggcgaggtcgaggaggcagAACCAGTTGGTGCTGTTAAAATTCCAGGAGGGGCCACTTCACTAAATAACGATGACGATGCggatgcagaagaagacccaGAGTTTCATGGACAGAGTGAGAGTGAACGAGATGCATCTAGTTCATCAGAGTCAGATGAGGAATGGGAAGCGGAGAGTAACGGCCGCGCGGAGGTCGAAGTGGATAATAACACCGTGCGTGGGAATTGCAT ATTCTGCAATCAAGACGAAGATAACGATCCAAGCGAGGAGTTTGAAGAATATCTGGGCTGTGCTGTTTGCGGCGATCACT CTCATCGGCAATGTGCTCGCGAAAACAATGCACTTTCGGACGCAGAAG ATGTCAATCCTTGGAGATGCCCAATTTGTCTCAGTGAAAACTTGGAGCCCAGCTCTAAGGATGACGATGCCTCGCTGCGGCGCAAAAGTGGCCCTAGAAACATGAGCAAAGAGCTTTTGCCAGCTCACAGTGGCGAGCAAGACTCAAATTTTCATTCTATCTTTAATACCGTGAAAGTTGATAATGAGCTACTGAACAGCTCACGGTCGCTCCGGAAGCGCAAAACCCAATCTGCTGATGCGGAGGAACATACACCATTTCTCCGAAAGCGGCAAAGACAGACGCCGGTGCGAGCCGAACGAGCCGAGCAGGCCCATTCGCAAGATCAACTAAAAGAGGACGGAGATGCCTTGTCACCTGTCCGGACTCGTTCACGCCGCACACGGAAGGATGAACAAGAAAATTGTCGCGTGGTATTGAAACAGTTTGGTAAGCTCGTGGTAGCTTTTCAGCTACCTGAGACGAAGCTGGCCAAAATCCTCAATTCGCGCAGTCGTTCCTCGATCAGAAACCGGAAGGTTCCAAAACCCCCTCCATCCCAAGAGCCCCAGGCTCACTTCGCACCGATAACACCCGCTTCTTATTTCCCTTCTCTCTATCCCTTCAGTGACCGTGACCTGGAGGAGTCCTCGAAGTCTAAACCCTACGGAGGGATTCTCTCTGAGACGGATGCTGAGACTTCCAAAACAATACCGACCCAACATGACCGCGAGCGCTTTGAAGTCGCTCGGCAAAAGGCCGAAGAAACATGGCAAAGGCGTCTACTAGAAGCCGAAACTAGTGGCGAGACTGTACAGCATGCTTCCCAAAAAGTGTCCGGGCCTCCGTCCAGAATCAAGTATATCAACTTTGGCGGTTTTGAGATTGAGACTTGGTACGCAGCCCCGTACCCTGAGGAATACAGCCGAAATAAAGTGCTCTACATTTGCGAGTTTTGCTTAAAATATATGAATTCCGACTACGTTGCCTGGCGCCATAAACTCAAGTGTCCGGCAAAGCATCCTCCTGGAGACGAGATTTATCGTGAAAGCTCTATCTCAATCTTCGAAGTTGACGGGCGGAAAAATCCCGTTTACTGCCAAAACCTATGCTTGCTCGCCAAACTATTCCTGGGCTCCAAAACTCTCTACTATGATGTTGAacccttcctcttctatgTCATGACCGAGTTCGATGATCTTGGATGTCACTTTGTGGGATATTTCAGCAAAGAAAAACGGCCCAGCTCAGCAAACAATGTTTCCTGCATTCTCACTCTACCCATACACCAGCGAAAGGGGTATGGGaacctcctcatcgactTCTCTTACCTCCTTACACGCATCGAAGGTAAGACAGGTTCACCGGAGAAGCCTCTTTCCGATATGGGTTTGGTATCTTACCGAAATTACTGGCGGCTTATTTTGTCATACCATCTACGAGATCAAAAATCTTCGCTTAGCATCGCCGAGCTTTCGGAACGAACGGGCATGACTGCGGATGATGTTGTTTCGGGCCTGGAGGCACTACGCGCTATAGTACGAGATCCTGTTACGAGGACATACGCCCTGCGCCTCGATTACAACTACTTTGAGGACTGCATTCGTAGCTGGGAAAGCAAAGGCTATATAACACTCAATCCAGACGCACTTGTCTGGACACCTTACATCATGGGCCGGAATAATCAATCGCAATTTGACCGTGCTCCCATACACACCGTCGCGCCGCGGGAGGGgctcgaggatgaagaagaggaaggaaaggagctCATCGAAGAGGCCTCCAAGCAGCTGGAGGCCTCCAAGCGAAATAGCCAGCCACTTACTAATGGAACTGGCAATGCTGCGATAGAGGGACCAATGCCTGAACCCGCAGGGCCGCCCTCCACAGCTCTTCTGTCCAATGCTAATGGGGTTCACCATGAGGGGTCGACAGATGTGACAGAACACAACCCCAGCGAACAAGCGGAGCCAGAAGCTTCGAGCGTTCCCGCTTGGCGGTTTGAAATATATCCTCCGGTTCAAGCGCCGGTCCTCAAGAAGCGTGCTGGCCGCCCCTTTGGAAGCAAATCATACCAAAAAGTCACCATCACTCCGACTACCACTCGTACCAGCGGCCGCAGCACGCCCCGAAAAGCAGCTTCTATGGCAACCATCACTCCCACTGCGAACGAGTCTAGCGTAAGACGGGGTCGGAGCGCGAAACTCTTTGATTCTCCTTCAATTGACTCGGCGAGTGTGGCGACTAATTGCTTAGAGGCCGATCAGCTCGACCTTTCCACAGAGGCAGGCGCCAACAGTGGTCAAGAGGCTGTCCGGCTTGTGGATGGTGTGGAAGATCCAGAAAATCAGGCTTTATCTGAGAATCACCTTGATGAGCATGTACCACCTGCAACAAACGGACTGAATGGGCCGAAAACTGCGGAAGAGCAGCAGGCGCCCGTTACTCCTTCAAAAGGCAAAGACGGTGGAAGTAACTCGAAGTTTACGCGGTCGGCGAGTCGCAAATCCGTTGTGGAGAAGATTGAAATGCTCATACCCGCGGAAGACGAGGGGGTTGGCGTCGGCGATGATGCCGGCGACATGCAAGGAAGTGACGCCGATGCGGAGGGTGATGTTGTTATGGATGAGGCATGA
- a CDS encoding NADH dehydrogenase [ubiquinone] 1 alpha subcomplex subunit 1 (COG:S;~EggNog:ENOG410PR9C;~InterPro:IPR017384;~PFAM:PF15879;~TransMembrane:1 (o12-32i)), producing MGVPFEALIPYGIVVVMFGVTGVGLSVVKTFANDGKKARWNRDLWDRQMMERDLRLTGAFRGQSTNPEAPKGFEINNPWKVEKRMF from the exons ATGGGTGTCCCGTTCGAGGCTTTGATCCCTTATGGGATTGTCGTTGTT ATGTTCGGCGTGACCGGAGTCGGTCTCTCGGTTGTTAAGACTTTCGCCAACGACGGAAAGAAGGCACGGTGGAATCGGGATCTGTGGGATAGA CAAA TGATGGAGAGAGATTTGAGACTTACAGGGGCCTTCCGTGGGCAATCGACAAACCCTGAGGCGCCGAAGGGCTTCGAAATCAACAATCCGTGGAAGGTCGAGAAACGCATGTTCTAG
- a CDS encoding putative AP-3 adaptor complex subunit mu (COG:U;~EggNog:ENOG410PIT0;~InterPro:IPR011012,IPR028565,IPR036168,IPR018240;~PFAM:PF00928;~go_component: GO:0030131 - clathrin adaptor complex [Evidence IEA];~go_process: GO:0006886 - intracellular protein transport [Evidence IEA];~go_process: GO:0016192 - vesicle-mediated transport [Evidence IEA]) translates to MSGVVDALYIYDEQNQPLVEQVYRSRPPSAAAIRPLYFAHPAPRPSLLYFPNASPPVTVFSIVESNLHFLALSESDTEPLLALEFLHRVVDILEEFVGAPLISTKVQANYDVVAQLLHEMCDAGVVCNTELNALQEAVEMPGWMGKLLGNVGLPGSSTPILGQSGPKRQPLTSANAGLGPAIPWRRPGVRHTSNELYVDVVESLTVTMAPSGRLLSALVSGTIAFTAKVSGVPELVLSLTAPGGQHAIGRKIQLPVFHPCVRLAKWRERPGELCFVPPDGRFILAGYEVDLLPLDPSLDQPPSHMEKLFIPTIVDIRKSLGAAGSEFEVRLTLNPNFPGYPVNRPGTGRGGSGTSTPSFLGGNSSGNSGPVLEDVVVTVPIPQSVRNITGMKASRGEAFFNPGRGVLEWKIPTKDAGSVSGTATLRCTAVGHPTDDLEEEVDDPEADTEAILLQGYYDESAAVSYQQNPDPDLLKPKPKKKKKKVKKVKKSLSSRRGASISTPDVEADPNGNIIPPSDINSDQPLEPSPSQPPSDPQTPSQTPPPKQQPSPSPPPPRPESPFSIFHTAPRKTRTQINASLMPNSASVSFSVRGWLPSGIKVESLNIDPRRSRGLGEGVKPYKGVKYICVSRQGIERRC, encoded by the exons ATGAGCGGCGTGGTTGATGCTCTCTACATATACGACGAGCAAAA CCAGCCTCTGGTCGAGCAGGTCTATCGCTCTCGTCCGCCCTCCGCGGCCGCCATCCGGCCCCTCTATTTCGCTCACCCTGCCCCGCGCCCATCGCTACTCTATTTTCCGAATGCCTCGCCGCCGGTAACGGTGTTTTCTATTGTCGAGTCGAATCTGCATTTCCTAGCACTCTCAGAGTCCGACACCGAACCCCTCCTAGCCCTCGAGTTTCTCCATCGCgtcgtcgatatcctcgaaGAGTTCGTCGGAGCACCGTTAATTTCGACCAAAGTACAGGCAAATTACGATGTGGTGGCCCAGCTGCTTCATGAGATGTGTGATGCTGGCGTTGTCTGCAACACCGAGTTGAATGCCCTGCAGGAAGCGGTGGAGATGCCGGGATGGATGGGGAAACTGCTGGGCAATGTTGGATTGCCTGG ATCATCAACCCCAATATTGGGGCAATCTGGGCCCAAGCGACAACCATTAACGTCCGCCAATGCAGGGCTTGGACCGGCCATTCCCTGGAGGCGCCCCGGTGTGCGACACACCTCAAACGAGCTTTATGTTGATGTTGTGGAATCGCTCACAGTTACAATGGCCCCATCCGGACGTCTACTCTCTGCCCTAGTGTCAGGGACCATTGCTTTCACAGCCAAAGTATCCGGTGTTCCGGAACTAGTACTATCCCTGACAGCACCGGGGGGGCAGCACGCCATCGGACGGAAAATACAACTACCTGTCTTCCATCCGTGCGTTCGGCTTGCAAAATGGCGCGAACGACCGGGTGAATTATGCTTCGTTCCTCCAGATGGGCGTTTCATTCTCGCTGGGTACGAGGTGGACTTGCTCCCACTCGACCCCAGCCTCGATCAACCACCCAGTCATATGGAGAAGCTCTTTATCCCCACTATTGTTGACATTCGAAAGTCTCTCGGGGCCGCTGGTTCCGAGTTCGAAGTGCGGCTAACACTCAATCCAAACTTTCCCGGATACCCCGTAAACCGACCTGGGACAGGCCGGGGAGGTTCTGGAACCTCGACGCCGTCTTTCCTGGGTGGAAACAGTAGCGGGAATTCTGGCCCGGTGTTAGAGGATGTTGTGGTGACCGTGCCGATTCCCCAGTCTGTGCGAAATATAACAGGCATGAAAGCTAGTCGTGGCGAGGCTTTCTTCAACCCTGGGCGCGGTGTACTGGAATGGAAAATTCCCACTAAAGATGCAGGGAGTGTATCCGGAACAGCTACCCTTCGTTGCACGGCTGTCGGGCATCCCACCGACGacctcgaggaagaggtggatgATCCCGAGGCTGACACTGAGGCTATTCTTCTACAAGGCTACTATGACGAGTCAGCGGCAGTGTCCTATCAACAAAATCCGGACCCAGACTTGTTaaaaccgaaaccgaaaaagaagaagaagaaggtaaAGAAAGTGAAGAAATCATTATCCTCCCGACGAGGCGCTTCTATATCTACGCCCGATGTCGAAGCAGATCCCAACGGCAACATAATCCCCCCTTCAGACATTAACTCCGATCAACCCCTAGAaccttcaccttctcagcctccaTCAGATCCACAGACTCCATCTCAAACGCCACCTCCAAAACAACAGCCCTCaccctcccctccaccaccccgTCCTGAATCACCCTTCTCAATATTCCACACTGCGCCACGCAAAACGAGAACCCAGATCAATGCCAGCCTTATGCCGAATTCTGCGTCCGTCTCGTTTTCAGTACGAGGCTGGCTGCCCTCCGGTATCAAGGTCGAGAGTCTGAACATTGACCCGCGCCGAAGCCGTGGCCTCGGAGAAGGCGTGAAACCCTACAAAGGAGTGAAATATATATGCGTTAGCCGGCAGGGAATAGAACGGAGGTGCTAG
- a CDS encoding uncharacterized protein (COG:S;~EggNog:ENOG410PT20;~TransMembrane:2 (o34-55i76-94o)) — MASPTENNASEVQTSKAKPPVAYEEFEDCFACRATGSAAFIGLGVYSYYTGMSNLQKQEQSIMRSATKYKMGSRRLGIATISAALVGVGVWRAFN; from the exons ATGGCGTCTCCCACAGAAAACAATGCCTCTGAAGTACAGACCTCGAAGGCGAAACCTCCAGTAGCATATGAGGAGTTTGAAGACTGTTTCGCCTGCAGAGCCACAG GTTCCGCCGCGTTTATCGGACTCGGAGTTTACAGCTACTATACGGGCATGTCCAACTtacaaaaacaagaacagTCAATCATGCGGAGTGCAACAAAATATAAAATGGGCTCTCGCCGATTGGGAATCGCGACTATTTCTGCAGCTCTGGTTGGCGTGGGCGTTTGGCGGGCGTTTAATTGA
- a CDS encoding uncharacterized protein (COG:S;~EggNog:ENOG410PQR1;~InterPro:IPR029196;~PFAM:PF15251), with amino-acid sequence MDSMRSLNTSLPSSTPRPQPPEQLLQQFKTAALSVTNLYKNAVYAESQARQAGYQEAIEDLLHFLDRENLGLTDGEGWRVRQWATERSDGLAHTSDDDETEKRTRSATPAVPRKEASEPEAPRQVSKSTSPHREEQAAPQQPPSTPAAQPSEPATFDRAPVFTFSAGPTFPQVQEQDLDMHNSDSSSPSPQSETSPAVSVLARNSRQQNRHGNLSRPSPRNSTRDSPVGIGSKRKHNFPDFFDIAGMNNNRDIFGGGKRGRFT; translated from the coding sequence ATGGACTCCATGAGGTCTCTCAACACCTCATTACCAAGCTCGACACCCCGCCCACAGCCCCCCgagcagctccttcaacaATTCAAAACAGCCGCCCTTTCGGTCACAAATCTCTACAAGAATGCCGTGTACGCAGAATCACAAGCCAGGCAGGCTGGATACCAAGAAGCCATTGAAGACTTGCTGCATTTTCTCGACCGGGAGAACCTCGGATTAACTGATGGAGAGGGTTGGCGGGTTCGACAGTGGGCTACGGAACGGAGCGATGGCCTAGCTCATAcaagcgacgacgacgagaccGAGAAGAGAACTAGAAGCGCTACTCCTGCCGTACCACGTAAGGAGGCATCTGAGCCAGAAGCCCCTCGACAGGTTTCGAAGTCCACGTCACCCCACCGGGAAGAACAAGCCGCACCCCAGCAACCACCCTCGACACCCGCCGCCCAACCCTCCGAACCCGCCACTTTCGACCGAGCTCCTGTTTTCACCTTCTCTGCTGGCCCGACTTTCCCGCAAGTTCAGGAGCAAGATCTGGACATGCACAACTCGGACAGCTCATCGCCGTCACCGCAGAGTGAGACGTCGCCAGCAGTCTCGGTCCTTGCACGAAACTCTCGCCAACAAAACCGCCACGGTAATCTGTCTCGTCCAAGTCCTCGAAACTCAACGCGCGATTCTCCCGTTGGGATTGGCTCAAAACGAAAGCATAATTTCCCCGATTTTTTTGACATAGCTGGGATGAACAATAACCGAGATATATTTGGAGGCGGCAAACGTGGTCGTTTTACCTAG